One window of the Haloarcula halobia genome contains the following:
- the mptA gene encoding GTP cyclohydrolase MptA, translating to MSQQLPDVQASSPDVTVGLNRVGVTGVEKLLKLGRKNQAPIVLMAEFEVFVDLPSWRKGADMSRNMEVIDETLETAVSEEAYRVEDVCGDAAELLLEKHDYTTRAEVRMEAEYVTREKTPESGMATQSTADIIASASATEEGTSEEIGARVVGMTVCPCSQGMSTARARETLRGLDVEDEVIEEFLANVPQPGHSQRGHATLTVESEGAPEVDLNELIEVARDSMSARIYNLAKRPDEDHMTYESHRDAKFVEDCVRAMAEGVVEHFPDLPDDAVVTMKQSNDESIHQHNAHAERVAEFGTLRTEVEADRLADD from the coding sequence ATGAGCCAGCAACTCCCGGACGTGCAGGCCTCGAGTCCGGACGTGACAGTCGGTCTGAACCGCGTCGGCGTGACCGGCGTCGAGAAGCTCCTCAAGCTGGGGCGGAAGAACCAGGCCCCCATCGTGCTCATGGCCGAGTTCGAGGTGTTCGTCGACCTCCCGTCCTGGCGCAAGGGGGCCGACATGTCCCGGAACATGGAGGTCATCGACGAGACGCTGGAGACGGCCGTCTCCGAGGAGGCCTACCGCGTCGAGGACGTCTGTGGGGACGCCGCCGAACTCCTGCTCGAGAAGCACGACTACACGACCCGGGCCGAGGTCAGGATGGAAGCGGAGTACGTCACCCGCGAGAAGACGCCGGAGTCCGGGATGGCGACACAGTCGACCGCCGACATCATCGCCTCGGCGTCGGCGACCGAGGAGGGAACCAGCGAGGAGATCGGCGCCCGCGTCGTCGGCATGACCGTCTGTCCCTGCTCGCAGGGGATGTCGACGGCCCGCGCCCGCGAGACCCTGCGGGGGCTGGACGTCGAGGACGAGGTCATCGAGGAGTTCCTGGCGAACGTCCCACAGCCGGGCCACTCCCAGCGGGGCCACGCCACGCTGACCGTCGAGAGCGAGGGTGCGCCCGAGGTCGACCTGAACGAGCTCATCGAAGTCGCCCGCGACTCGATGAGCGCGCGCATCTACAACCTCGCGAAGCGGCCCGACGAGGACCACATGACCTACGAGTCCCACCGGGACGCGAAGTTCGTCGAGGACTGCGTGCGGGCGATGGCCGAGGGGGTCGTCGAGCACTTCCCCGACCTCCCGGACGACGCGGTCGTCACGATGAAACAGTCCAACGACGAGTCCATCCACCAGCACAACGCCCACGCCGAACGGGTCGCCGAGTTCGGGAC
- a CDS encoding Lrp/AsnC family transcriptional regulator gives MSLQSGDWREDIDDVDAALIDEFQSDFPVRERPFEAVGAHLGISPEDALERVEQLRDAGVFRRFGAVLNPPVIGSSTLAAVSAPEDRFDEVAEVVNGYRQVNHNYARDHEWNMWFVVTAGSRETRDEILADIEARTGLSVLVLPMLTDYYIDLEFPVVNGDRFARESIEHTDASATRISEDATSDLSALDRRILLEIQAGFPLSATPYRDIAEAVEADVTDVLDAIEGLLADGCIKRIGCVVNHITTGFDSNCMVVWDVPDGELDARGEAVGELPYVTLCYHRPRRPDQDWPYNLFTMIHGREADAVDAKIDELAADHLPFAHDRLYSTATLKQTGARYDDIVGE, from the coding sequence ATGAGCCTCCAGTCGGGTGATTGGCGCGAGGACATCGACGACGTGGACGCCGCGCTCATCGACGAGTTCCAGAGCGACTTCCCCGTCCGGGAACGACCCTTCGAGGCCGTCGGGGCGCACCTGGGCATCTCGCCCGAGGACGCACTGGAACGCGTCGAACAGCTCCGCGACGCCGGCGTCTTCCGCCGGTTCGGCGCGGTGCTCAACCCGCCGGTCATCGGCTCCTCGACGCTGGCGGCCGTCAGCGCCCCCGAGGACCGCTTCGACGAGGTGGCCGAGGTCGTCAACGGCTACCGGCAGGTGAACCACAACTACGCCCGCGACCACGAGTGGAACATGTGGTTCGTCGTCACCGCCGGCTCGAGGGAGACACGCGACGAGATCCTGGCCGACATCGAGGCCCGAACCGGGCTGTCGGTGCTCGTCTTGCCGATGCTGACCGACTACTACATCGACCTGGAGTTCCCGGTCGTCAACGGGGATCGGTTTGCCAGGGAGTCGATAGAGCACACCGACGCCAGCGCCACGCGCATCAGCGAGGACGCCACCTCCGACCTCTCGGCCCTCGACCGGCGCATCCTGCTGGAGATCCAGGCGGGGTTCCCGCTCTCGGCGACGCCCTATCGGGACATCGCCGAAGCGGTCGAGGCCGACGTGACAGACGTCCTCGATGCAATCGAGGGTCTGCTCGCCGACGGCTGCATCAAGCGCATCGGCTGCGTGGTCAACCACATCACGACGGGGTTCGACAGCAACTGCATGGTCGTCTGGGACGTCCCCGACGGGGAACTCGACGCGCGCGGGGAGGCCGTCGGCGAACTCCCGTACGTCACGCTCTGCTATCACCGCCCGCGTCGGCCCGACCAGGACTGGCCGTACAACCTCTTTACCATGATCCACGGCCGGGAGGCCGACGCCGTCGACGCCAAGATCGACGAACTCGCCGCCGACCATCTCCCCTTTGCCCACGACCGGCTCTACTCGACGGCGACGCTGAAACAGACCGGCGCGCGCTACGACGACATCGTCGGCGAGTGA
- a CDS encoding anthranilate phosphoribosyltransferase → MAQATREYGEWPLKRLMTEVVGSGHKSAEDMTREQAREAFQRILDGEPEPLTLGAFWLANRWKRNTPEELGAYVDVMREESVETAEPDVDPVDCGANYDGKDRSAILGVASGVVAAAAGTPIVTHSGDRIPTQKHDAYKHVLDELGVRTELEPRESADMVDEVGFGFYYQPNFNPGIHALWDRRDEMGVRSFVNTVETLANPADASVHLGSFYHLAFAKKMARTLAESEQSTVERALFFQGMEGYDDVRPGDTIVAEWPVEGSESDDDDIADFEILTAEYGMDLTSEDLQVADVAAESATVTEAVLAGEREDGFADAVALNAALRIYAGQDADTIEDGLEQARAAIDDGSAAAVLEDLKTF, encoded by the coding sequence ATGGCGCAAGCGACGCGGGAGTACGGTGAATGGCCGCTGAAACGACTGATGACGGAAGTCGTCGGCTCCGGGCACAAGTCGGCCGAGGACATGACCCGCGAGCAGGCACGCGAGGCGTTCCAGCGCATCCTCGACGGCGAACCGGAACCGCTCACGCTGGGGGCGTTCTGGCTCGCCAACCGCTGGAAGCGCAACACGCCCGAGGAGCTGGGCGCGTACGTCGACGTCATGCGCGAGGAGTCGGTCGAGACGGCCGAACCGGACGTCGACCCCGTCGACTGCGGCGCGAACTACGACGGCAAGGACCGGTCGGCCATCCTCGGTGTCGCCTCCGGGGTCGTCGCCGCCGCGGCCGGGACGCCGATCGTCACCCACTCCGGCGACCGCATCCCGACACAGAAACACGACGCCTACAAGCACGTGCTCGACGAACTGGGCGTCCGGACGGAGCTGGAGCCCCGGGAGAGCGCCGACATGGTCGACGAGGTCGGCTTCGGCTTCTACTACCAGCCGAACTTCAACCCGGGTATCCACGCTCTCTGGGACCGGCGCGACGAGATGGGCGTCCGCTCGTTCGTCAACACCGTCGAGACGCTGGCCAATCCCGCCGACGCCAGCGTCCACCTGGGGAGTTTCTACCACCTCGCGTTCGCGAAGAAGATGGCCCGCACGCTCGCCGAGTCCGAGCAGAGCACCGTCGAGCGCGCCCTGTTCTTCCAGGGGATGGAGGGCTACGACGACGTGCGCCCGGGCGACACCATCGTCGCCGAGTGGCCCGTCGAGGGTTCGGAGTCCGACGACGACGACATCGCCGACTTCGAGATCCTGACCGCCGAGTACGGCATGGACCTCACGAGCGAGGACCTGCAGGTGGCTGACGTGGCCGCCGAATCGGCGACCGTCACCGAGGCGGTACTGGCGGGCGAGCGCGAGGACGGCTTCGCCGACGCCGTCGCGCTCAACGCCGCGCTGCGCATCTACGCCGGCCAGGACGCCGACACCATCGAGGACGGCCTGGAGCAGGCCCGCGCCGCTATCGACGACGGGAGCGCCGCGGCGGTGCTCGAGGACCTCAAGACGTTCTGA
- a CDS encoding DMT family transporter: MGLRAGTADVDHRFRTVALFVTLAVLWGFSFLAIAVGLESLDPVLFAAFRYDVAAVLLLGYALVGEREWLPTDRASLVAILAGGLFLIAGNGFLFVGQQTVPSGVAAILQSLVPIATSLWALGLLPEERLSARGVVGILLGFLGVALVVRPNPTNLLGTGVVGRLLVLCQVLSVSLGGVLVQRARPTLGNAALSGWSMLVGALVLHGVSPTVGESFALPATPVAWAAVAYLGVFATAVAFFIYYTLLDVRGALETSLVAYLVPVVATVAGVLVLRESVTPLTIVGFLVVASGFLVLKREAIAALAAEIRA, encoded by the coding sequence ATGGGACTCCGGGCCGGCACTGCCGACGTGGACCACCGATTCCGTACCGTCGCCCTCTTCGTCACGCTCGCCGTTCTCTGGGGCTTCTCGTTTCTCGCGATAGCCGTCGGCCTGGAGTCGCTCGACCCCGTCCTCTTTGCCGCCTTCCGGTACGACGTCGCCGCCGTGTTGCTGCTGGGGTACGCGCTGGTCGGCGAGCGCGAGTGGCTCCCGACGGACCGCGCCAGCCTCGTGGCGATACTGGCCGGCGGCCTCTTTCTCATCGCCGGCAACGGCTTCCTCTTCGTCGGCCAGCAGACCGTCCCGAGTGGGGTGGCGGCCATCCTCCAGAGTCTGGTGCCCATCGCCACGTCGCTGTGGGCGCTGGGGTTGCTCCCCGAGGAACGCCTCTCGGCACGGGGGGTCGTCGGTATCCTGCTGGGCTTTCTCGGCGTGGCCCTCGTCGTCCGCCCGAACCCGACGAACCTGCTCGGGACGGGCGTCGTCGGCCGCCTGCTCGTCCTCTGTCAGGTGCTCTCTGTCTCGCTGGGCGGCGTCCTCGTCCAGCGCGCCCGGCCGACGCTGGGGAACGCGGCGCTGTCGGGGTGGTCGATGCTCGTCGGCGCGCTCGTCCTCCACGGCGTCAGCCCCACCGTCGGCGAGTCGTTCGCGCTCCCCGCGACGCCCGTCGCGTGGGCCGCCGTCGCCTATCTCGGCGTGTTCGCCACCGCCGTCGCCTTCTTCATCTACTACACGCTGCTGGACGTCCGGGGCGCGCTGGAGACGTCGCTGGTGGCGTACCTGGTGCCCGTGGTCGCCACGGTCGCCGGCGTCCTCGTCCTCCGGGAGTCCGTGACGCCGCTGACGATAGTCGGCTTCCTCGTCGTCGCGAGCGGCTTTCTCGTCCTCAAACGCGAGGCCATCGCGGCGCTCGCGGCGGAGATTCGCGCCTGA
- a CDS encoding nuclear transport factor 2 family protein, with the protein MPATASETVRVYYAALRAGDPLGRFFADACTEDDPVVKFGISERLVGTDAVREGLRSQTTTTRDWTVESDALRVTERERHAWFADLVRLGWTDLERDAAYDLETRWSGTLERRPPTSDGPGDWRFVGMHVSTARGL; encoded by the coding sequence ATGCCGGCGACCGCCAGCGAGACGGTCCGGGTGTACTACGCGGCGCTCAGGGCCGGCGACCCGCTGGGTCGGTTCTTCGCCGACGCCTGCACCGAGGACGACCCCGTGGTGAAGTTCGGCATCTCCGAGCGCCTCGTCGGGACCGACGCCGTCCGCGAGGGCCTCCGGTCCCAGACGACCACCACGCGCGACTGGACCGTCGAGAGCGACGCGCTCCGGGTCACCGAACGGGAGCGACACGCGTGGTTCGCCGACCTGGTGCGACTGGGGTGGACCGACCTGGAACGCGACGCCGCGTACGACCTCGAGACGCGGTGGAGCGGGACGCTGGAGCGCCGACCCCCGACCAGCGACGGCCCCGGCGACTGGCGGTTCGTCGGGATGCACGTCAGCACGGCACGGGGCCTCTGA
- a CDS encoding NADPH-dependent F420 reductase: MDIGIIGTGAVGSALASGWTAAGHDVVLGSRTPDSTAAEGPRVQVRGQREAAAFGDAVVLALPAGAVTDVAAYLENELAEKAVVDTTNEYPFASDDRSLALRLAETVPQSRVVKAFNTVGAERMADPVIEGRPATMFIAGDDPEACDLVGALARDLGFDPLRAGDIDAAEHLEHLARFWISLSQTCGRDIAFRLLEE, from the coding sequence ATGGATATCGGCATCATCGGGACGGGGGCGGTCGGGAGCGCACTGGCGTCGGGGTGGACGGCGGCGGGACACGACGTCGTCCTCGGGTCGCGGACGCCCGACTCGACGGCGGCGGAGGGTCCCCGAGTCCAGGTCAGGGGCCAGCGCGAGGCCGCCGCCTTCGGCGACGCCGTCGTCCTGGCACTCCCGGCAGGTGCGGTGACCGACGTCGCCGCCTACCTCGAGAACGAGCTCGCCGAGAAAGCCGTCGTCGACACCACCAACGAGTACCCCTTCGCGAGCGACGACCGCTCGCTGGCCCTCCGCCTGGCGGAGACGGTGCCACAGTCCCGCGTCGTCAAGGCGTTCAACACCGTCGGGGCCGAGCGGATGGCCGATCCGGTGATCGAGGGCCGCCCCGCGACGATGTTCATTGCCGGCGACGACCCGGAGGCTTGCGACCTCGTCGGGGCGCTGGCGAGGGACCTCGGGTTCGACCCGCTGCGGGCCGGCGACATCGACGCCGCCGAGCACCTGGAGCACCTCGCGCGGTTCTGGATATCGCTCAGTCAGACCTGCGGGCGCGACATCGCCTTCCGGCTGCTCGAGGAGTGA
- a CDS encoding carotenoid biosynthesis protein, whose amino-acid sequence MDARRRFQVTNLVLVALAVAHALVTWPLADAAALFVGGAALAFVLEAAVVRLGLLEHTIEPRVAGVPVTVVLVWPAVVYLFYRLALLAIPQVVPAAALAAVLATLSDVATDPIGVRDGLWRYPPSRVSRPRFHGVPWWNFAGWLAIVFVTALLPALVGRL is encoded by the coding sequence ATGGACGCTCGCCGTCGCTTCCAGGTGACGAACCTCGTGCTGGTCGCACTCGCAGTGGCCCACGCGCTCGTGACGTGGCCGCTTGCCGACGCCGCCGCGCTCTTTGTCGGTGGCGCGGCCCTGGCGTTCGTCCTCGAGGCCGCTGTCGTTCGGCTTGGCCTGCTCGAACACACCATCGAACCACGGGTCGCGGGCGTCCCCGTCACGGTGGTCCTGGTGTGGCCTGCGGTCGTCTACCTGTTCTACCGCCTCGCCCTGCTGGCCATTCCACAGGTGGTGCCAGCGGCCGCACTCGCCGCCGTCCTCGCGACGCTGTCGGACGTGGCGACGGACCCGATCGGCGTCCGCGACGGCCTGTGGCGCTACCCGCCCTCGCGGGTCTCGCGGCCGCGCTTCCACGGCGTCCCCTGGTGGAACTTCGCCGGGTGGCTGGCCATCGTCTTCGTCACGGCGCTGTTGCCAGCGCTGGTCGGGCGGCTCTGA
- a CDS encoding SDR family oxidoreductase, producing the protein MHILVTGGAGFIGGHLAERFARDGHDVVVLDNLDPFYDLDIKRHNVEAGREAATEGGGSYDLIEGDVRDAELVADLVTDAEYVYHQAAQAGVRPSVENPRKYDAVNADGTLNVVDACRDEGIERFVMASSSSVYGVPQYLPYDEVHPTTPVSPYGASKLAAERYACAYGEVYDFPVVALRYFTVYGPRMRPNMAISNFVSRCMNDEPPVIYGDGTQTRDFTYIEDVVEANVTLLEEDAADGEAVNIGSTDNIEIRTLAEEIRDQIAPDLELVYEERHDADAEHTHADTSKAGELLGYEASHTIREGVSKFIDWYEENREWYEPLVRRS; encoded by the coding sequence ATGCACATTCTCGTCACGGGCGGGGCGGGCTTCATCGGCGGCCACCTCGCCGAGCGGTTCGCCCGCGACGGCCACGACGTCGTCGTGCTGGACAACTTGGACCCGTTTTACGACCTGGACATCAAGCGCCACAACGTCGAGGCAGGTCGCGAGGCGGCGACCGAGGGCGGCGGGAGCTACGACCTGATCGAGGGCGACGTCCGTGACGCCGAGCTGGTGGCCGACCTGGTGACCGACGCGGAGTACGTCTACCACCAGGCCGCCCAGGCGGGCGTCCGCCCGAGCGTCGAGAACCCCCGCAAGTACGACGCGGTGAACGCCGACGGGACGCTGAACGTCGTAGACGCCTGCCGCGACGAGGGGATCGAACGGTTCGTGATGGCCTCCTCGTCGTCTGTCTACGGCGTCCCGCAGTACCTCCCGTACGACGAGGTCCACCCGACGACGCCCGTCTCGCCCTACGGTGCGTCGAAGCTGGCCGCGGAGCGCTACGCCTGTGCCTACGGCGAGGTGTACGACTTCCCGGTCGTCGCGCTGCGCTATTTCACCGTCTACGGCCCGCGGATGCGCCCGAACATGGCCATCTCGAATTTCGTCTCGCGCTGTATGAACGACGAACCGCCCGTCATCTACGGCGACGGCACCCAGACGCGGGACTTCACGTACATCGAGGACGTCGTCGAGGCGAACGTCACCCTCTTAGAGGAGGACGCCGCCGACGGCGAGGCGGTCAACATCGGTTCGACGGACAACATCGAGATCAGGACGCTCGCCGAGGAGATCCGCGACCAGATCGCGCCGGACCTCGAGCTGGTCTACGAGGAGCGCCACGACGCCGACGCCGAGCACACCCACGCCGACACGTCGAAGGCCGGCGAGTTGCTGGGCTACGAAGCGAGCCACACCATCCGCGAGGGCGTCTCGAAGTTCATCGACTGGTACGAGGAAAACCGCGAGTGGTACGAACCCCTCGTCCGGCGCTCCTGA
- a CDS encoding peptidylprolyl isomerase, with translation MSELTATLHTTEGDIEVELYDEKVPNTVANFVGLADGADDYEGTEVGPGTGAWEDPDSGEKRIDPLYTDIEIHRVIDDFMIQMGDPTGTGKGGPGYTFDDEFHDDLSHDGPGKLSMANRGPNTNGSQFFITLSATPHLDGKHAVFGEVTEGMDVVEAIGSTETDHSDNPTADIRLESVEINR, from the coding sequence ATGAGTGAGCTGACTGCCACGCTACACACCACCGAGGGCGACATCGAGGTCGAGCTGTACGACGAGAAGGTTCCGAACACGGTCGCGAACTTCGTCGGCCTGGCGGACGGGGCAGACGACTACGAGGGCACCGAGGTCGGCCCCGGCACCGGCGCGTGGGAGGACCCCGACTCTGGCGAGAAGCGCATCGACCCGCTCTACACCGACATCGAGATCCACCGGGTCATCGACGACTTCATGATCCAGATGGGCGACCCGACGGGGACCGGAAAGGGTGGCCCGGGCTACACCTTCGACGACGAGTTCCACGACGACCTGAGCCACGACGGCCCCGGGAAACTGAGCATGGCGAACCGCGGCCCGAACACCAACGGCTCGCAGTTCTTCATCACGCTCTCGGCCACGCCCCACCTCGACGGCAAACACGCCGTCTTCGGCGAAGTCACGGAGGGGATGGACGTCGTCGAGGCCATCGGGAGCACGGAGACGGACCACAGCGACAACCCGACCGCGGACATCCGACTCGAGTCGGTCGAGATCAACCGCTGA
- a CDS encoding alpha/beta hydrolase has translation MTRSLHEDVAALLDDLAASGRPDIADLAVESARRVHDDLLAVPNDDRDPVARVRNVEVPGPNGPVGLRIYEPATSGPRPLFVYVHGGGWVFDTADGHDHLARAIANAGECTVVSVDYRLAPDHPFPAPLADCYAATEWVAAHPDALGGDPDRLVVGGDSAGGNLAAATCLRARDADGPAIAHQVLVYPVLDRNFATDSYRENAEGYLLTRSAMRWFWDHYLESPLDAANPYAAPLRARDLSGLPPATVVAAEFDPLRDEDVAYAERLRDAGVPVELRRYEEMIHGFLPMLADPELDAAREEVAAIGRTIQSLE, from the coding sequence GTGACTCGATCGCTGCACGAGGACGTCGCGGCGTTACTGGACGACCTGGCCGCGTCCGGCAGGCCCGATATCGCCGACCTGGCCGTCGAGAGCGCACGGCGGGTCCACGACGACCTCCTGGCGGTTCCGAACGACGACCGCGACCCGGTGGCCCGCGTTCGAAACGTCGAGGTACCGGGCCCGAATGGCCCGGTCGGCCTCCGCATCTACGAACCGGCCACGTCCGGGCCCCGCCCGCTGTTCGTCTACGTCCACGGCGGCGGCTGGGTCTTCGACACCGCCGACGGCCACGACCACCTCGCGCGGGCCATCGCGAACGCGGGCGAGTGCACCGTCGTCTCCGTCGACTACCGCCTGGCGCCGGATCACCCGTTCCCCGCGCCGCTGGCGGACTGCTACGCGGCGACGGAGTGGGTCGCCGCCCACCCGGACGCCCTCGGCGGCGACCCCGACCGCCTCGTCGTCGGCGGGGACAGCGCCGGCGGCAACCTCGCGGCCGCGACCTGTCTCCGGGCCCGCGACGCGGACGGGCCGGCCATCGCCCACCAGGTGCTCGTCTACCCGGTCCTGGACCGGAACTTCGCGACGGACTCCTACCGGGAGAACGCGGAGGGATACCTCCTCACGCGGTCGGCGATGCGCTGGTTCTGGGACCACTATCTCGAGAGTCCCCTCGACGCGGCGAATCCCTACGCCGCGCCCCTGCGGGCCCGTGACCTCTCGGGGCTGCCGCCCGCGACGGTCGTCGCCGCCGAGTTCGACCCGCTCCGTGACGAGGACGTCGCGTACGCCGAGCGGTTACGCGACGCGGGCGTCCCGGTCGAACTGCGGCGCTACGAGGAGATGATCCACGGGTTCCTCCCGATGCTCGCCGACCCGGAACTCGACGCCGCCCGCGAGGAGGTCGCCGCCATCGGCCGGACGATACAGTCCCTGGAGTGA
- a CDS encoding amino acid permease, with product MVQHTRTLDFKIAFAIGLGTMIAAGIFSLSGTAVAAIGSSAVIAFVIAAAIAGVTAAAYSEFASIYSENGGGYLFCSQTFEDRDLLTYAIGMSLFLGYTGTTAFYLATMDEWFFRFVLPEWLHFLPHGTTGVVTALLLGVLNARGTEESGGFQLIVTGAKVAVLIAFIAGAFTFRGPGTAVGNFATSFGGDAISILAISALAFITFFGFSAIAASAGEIIEPQRTVPRAIAASIVTVTVLYALVIIAMVNSPVPAEVIAQEGETAMGRVAAGFLGSIGESLIVAGAIFSMVSASNASVLAASSIGSLMGRQGQAPRRFSRIHREYGTPFWSVTTATVTIMVLIVVFIGVFPTEGGLGDAIGLNLGLTALTGFATLNLLLPLAVVNVALIYSRRKYPDIDRGFRVPGVPVVPVIGVLANLGLIYNLPDRGVVTGLVLTGALVVAYLAWGGKPDTEEMFHEVVPETPSPGVTEAEAAAPGEQFRVLVPIARPDRTLRYVKLAAALANVSDKDAIVHVLNVTQVPDQTPWETVVETASKRTEIIQEEVDGANLDVDYTVEGHTCRDIAFDILQTARDDEADLILMGYPERHQEVTETVEREAPCDVFFADETVDESDLEVINIGAGGGPHHQAVLPLVNALGQRGSVLHLINVSSGEAGADETPGTTLDALEGVETTQVHNVRASSVADGLVETAAENGGVLVIGASRDRWLRQAIFGNTPDEVVALAAERGVPVLVYASQTPLSDRLTERLFPITRYLRKRFSRKGSKRGGSPDWG from the coding sequence ATGGTACAGCACACACGGACGCTCGATTTCAAGATCGCGTTCGCGATCGGCCTCGGGACCATGATCGCGGCGGGCATCTTCTCGCTGTCGGGGACCGCCGTCGCCGCCATCGGGTCCAGCGCCGTCATCGCGTTCGTCATCGCCGCGGCCATCGCGGGTGTCACCGCCGCCGCCTACTCCGAGTTCGCCTCCATCTATTCGGAGAACGGCGGCGGCTATCTCTTCTGCTCACAGACGTTCGAGGACCGTGACCTCCTGACCTACGCCATCGGGATGTCGCTGTTCTTGGGCTACACCGGGACGACTGCCTTCTACCTGGCGACGATGGACGAGTGGTTCTTCCGCTTCGTCCTCCCCGAGTGGCTCCACTTCCTGCCCCACGGGACCACGGGTGTCGTGACCGCACTCCTGCTGGGCGTGCTCAACGCCCGTGGGACCGAGGAGAGCGGGGGGTTCCAGCTCATCGTCACCGGCGCGAAGGTGGCCGTCCTCATCGCCTTCATCGCCGGCGCGTTCACGTTTCGTGGCCCCGGCACCGCCGTCGGCAACTTCGCGACGAGTTTCGGCGGTGACGCCATCAGCATCCTCGCTATCTCCGCGCTCGCGTTCATCACCTTCTTCGGGTTCTCCGCCATCGCCGCCAGCGCGGGCGAGATCATCGAACCACAGCGGACCGTCCCCCGGGCCATCGCGGCCAGCATCGTCACGGTGACCGTCCTCTACGCGCTGGTCATCATCGCGATGGTGAACTCGCCGGTCCCCGCCGAGGTCATCGCTCAGGAGGGCGAGACGGCGATGGGGCGGGTCGCTGCGGGCTTCCTCGGCAGCATCGGCGAGTCGCTCATCGTCGCCGGCGCCATCTTCTCGATGGTGTCGGCGTCGAACGCCTCCGTGCTGGCGGCCAGTTCCATCGGCTCGCTGATGGGCCGGCAGGGTCAGGCTCCGCGGCGCTTCTCGCGCATCCACCGCGAGTACGGGACGCCGTTCTGGAGCGTCACCACTGCGACGGTGACGATCATGGTGCTCATCGTCGTCTTCATCGGCGTCTTCCCGACCGAGGGTGGTCTCGGGGACGCCATCGGCCTCAACCTGGGCCTGACCGCGCTCACCGGATTCGCGACGCTGAACCTCCTCCTGCCGCTGGCGGTGGTCAACGTCGCGCTCATCTACTCCCGGCGGAAGTACCCCGACATCGACCGTGGCTTCCGGGTCCCCGGCGTCCCCGTGGTCCCGGTCATCGGCGTGCTCGCGAACCTGGGACTCATCTACAACCTTCCGGACCGAGGGGTCGTCACCGGTCTGGTCCTCACCGGCGCGCTCGTCGTCGCTTACCTCGCCTGGGGCGGCAAGCCCGACACCGAGGAGATGTTCCACGAGGTCGTCCCCGAGACGCCGAGCCCCGGTGTCACCGAAGCCGAGGCCGCCGCACCCGGCGAACAGTTCCGCGTGCTTGTCCCCATCGCCCGCCCCGACCGGACGCTGCGGTACGTGAAACTCGCCGCCGCGCTCGCGAACGTCTCCGACAAGGACGCCATCGTCCACGTGCTGAACGTCACCCAGGTCCCCGACCAGACGCCGTGGGAGACGGTCGTCGAGACGGCCTCGAAGCGCACCGAGATAATCCAGGAGGAGGTCGACGGCGCCAACCTCGACGTCGACTACACCGTCGAGGGCCACACCTGCCGTGACATCGCCTTCGACATCCTCCAGACCGCCCGTGACGACGAGGCCGACCTCATCCTGATGGGCTACCCCGAGCGCCACCAGGAAGTCACCGAGACGGTCGAGCGCGAGGCGCCCTGTGACGTCTTCTTCGCCGACGAGACCGTCGACGAGTCGGACCTCGAGGTCATCAACATCGGCGCGGGCGGGGGTCCCCACCACCAGGCCGTCCTCCCGCTGGTGAACGCGCTGGGCCAGCGGGGCAGCGTGCTCCACCTCATCAACGTCTCCTCCGGCGAGGCCGGGGCCGACGAGACGCCCGGGACGACGCTGGACGCGCTGGAGGGCGTCGAGACCACGCAGGTCCACAACGTCCGGGCGAGCTCGGTCGCGGACGGCCTCGTCGAGACGGCCGCCGAGAACGGCGGCGTGCTGGTCATCGGGGCTTCCAGGGACCGCTGGCTCCGCCAGGCCATCTTCGGCAACACGCCCGACGAGGTGGTCGCACTCGCCGCCGAACGGGGCGTCCCCGTGCTGGTGTACGCCAGCCAGACGCCGCTGTCGGACCGCCTGACGGAACGGCTGTTCCCGATCACGCGGTACCTCAGAAAGCGGTTCTCGCGCAAGGGGTCCAAGCGCGGCGGGAGCCCCGACTGGGGCTGA